In one window of Streptomyces roseofulvus DNA:
- a CDS encoding DUF2752 domain-containing protein has translation MTAEPAPQTTPPAPPTPLTEAEEFRRRPLGRRLLAPLATLAGTAAAFTYVGLVDPNEPGHYPVCPLLRFTGLYCPGCGGLRSAHAAAHGDLAAALGANALAVAGYAVCAVLMAVWLVHAVRGTPTRITVRPAWWWALGALTALFAVVRNLPVGSALAP, from the coding sequence GTGACCGCCGAGCCAGCCCCCCAGACGACCCCGCCCGCCCCGCCGACCCCGCTCACCGAGGCCGAGGAGTTCCGGCGCCGCCCGCTCGGCCGGCGGCTGCTCGCCCCGCTCGCCACCCTCGCCGGCACCGCCGCCGCCTTCACCTACGTCGGCCTCGTCGACCCCAACGAACCCGGCCACTACCCGGTCTGCCCGCTGCTCCGCTTCACCGGCCTGTACTGCCCCGGCTGCGGCGGCCTGCGCAGCGCCCACGCCGCCGCCCACGGCGACCTCGCCGCCGCCCTCGGCGCCAACGCGCTCGCCGTCGCCGGGTACGCCGTCTGCGCGGTCCTCATGGCCGTGTGGCTGGTTCACGCCGTCCGCGGCACGCCGACCCGGATCACCGTGCGGCCCGCCTGGTGGTGGGCGCTCGGCGCGCTGACCGCGCTGTTCGCGGTGGTACGGAACCTTCCGGTCGGCTCCGCGCTGGCCCCCTGA
- a CDS encoding HGxxPAAW family protein, which translates to MAGSAHGHTPAAWTGVIISFIGFCIAGVFMVAANVPGFWAGVGVILLGGVVGGAMKIAGLGMPKESQAVVDARESATAAAKARV; encoded by the coding sequence ATGGCGGGCAGCGCCCACGGACACACCCCGGCCGCCTGGACCGGTGTCATCATCTCCTTCATCGGCTTCTGCATCGCCGGAGTCTTCATGGTGGCGGCGAACGTGCCCGGCTTCTGGGCCGGTGTCGGCGTCATCCTGCTCGGCGGTGTCGTCGGCGGCGCGATGAAGATCGCCGGCCTCGGCATGCCGAAGGAGTCCCAGGCCGTCGTCGACGCCCGCGAGAGCGCGACCGCCGCGGCCAAGGCCCGCGTCTGA
- a CDS encoding TIGR02234 family membrane protein gives MGYVSAVPVPQPRAARAAVTSGGRRSLAVALLLGALGATVVLLSAGQIWAEGTASVAGGTVPVEADGGTVTGVPTALAIVGLAALVAVFAVRRAGRTLVAALLALSGAGAAVAALLGASDSAALDAEAARISGDTAAAVAGLSHTAWPYVAAAGALLILVAGLFALRYGKSWPAMGGRYERSGAPRAPRRPAAGDPDRPEDLWKALDRGEDPTHDA, from the coding sequence GTGGGGTACGTGAGTGCCGTACCCGTACCCCAGCCCCGCGCCGCCCGCGCGGCCGTCACCTCCGGCGGCCGGCGGAGCCTCGCCGTCGCCCTGCTCCTCGGTGCCCTCGGGGCCACCGTCGTACTGCTCTCCGCCGGCCAGATCTGGGCCGAGGGCACCGCGTCGGTCGCCGGGGGCACCGTCCCCGTCGAGGCCGACGGCGGCACCGTCACCGGCGTCCCCACCGCCCTCGCGATCGTCGGCCTCGCCGCCCTCGTCGCCGTCTTCGCCGTCCGCCGGGCGGGCCGCACCCTCGTCGCCGCGCTCCTCGCGCTCAGCGGCGCCGGCGCCGCCGTCGCCGCCCTCCTCGGCGCCTCCGACAGCGCCGCCCTCGACGCCGAGGCCGCCCGGATCAGCGGCGACACCGCCGCCGCCGTCGCCGGCCTCAGCCACACGGCCTGGCCCTACGTCGCCGCCGCCGGCGCCCTCCTCATTCTCGTCGCCGGCCTCTTCGCCCTCCGCTACGGCAAGAGCTGGCCGGCGATGGGCGGCCGCTACGAGCGCTCCGGCGCGCCCCGCGCCCCGCGCCGCCCCGCCGCCGGCGACCCCGACCGGCCCGAGGACCTGTGGAAGGCGCTCGACCGCGGCGAGGACCCGACGCACGACGCGTGA
- a CDS encoding anthranilate synthase component I, producing the protein MDLETFRKLAADRRVIPVSRRLLADGDTPVGLYRKLAAERPGTFLLESAENGRSWSRYSFVGVRSDATLTVRDGEAHWLGTPPVGVPVDGDPLAALRATVETLHTPRDLAGDLPPFTGGMVGYLGYDIVRRLEKIGDSTRDDLELPELTMLLTSDLAVLDHWDGSVLLIANAINHNDLETGVDEAYAHAVARLDAMEADLARPVAGTPVALPASELPEYSALWGGPAYQDAVDDIKERIRAGEAFQVVPSQRFETPCTASALDVYRVLRATNPSPYMYLFRFENGFDVVGSSPEALVKVEDGQAMLHPIAGTRHRGATPQEDHDLAEELLADPKERAEHLMLVDLGRNDLGRVCAPGSVEVVDFMSIERYSHVMHIVSTVTGRVAEGKTAFDVLTACFPAGTLSGAPKPRAMQIIEELEPSRRGLYGGCVGYLDFAGDSDTAIAIRTALLRDGTAYVQAGAGVVADSDPAAEDAECRNKAAAVLRAVHTANRMKGSSQP; encoded by the coding sequence ATGGATCTCGAGACCTTCCGCAAGCTGGCGGCGGACCGCCGCGTCATCCCCGTCAGCCGCAGGCTCCTCGCGGACGGCGACACCCCGGTCGGGCTCTACCGCAAGCTCGCCGCCGAACGCCCCGGCACCTTCCTCCTCGAATCCGCGGAGAACGGCCGCAGCTGGTCCCGCTACTCCTTCGTCGGCGTCCGCAGCGACGCCACCCTGACCGTGAGGGACGGCGAAGCCCACTGGCTCGGCACCCCGCCCGTCGGCGTCCCCGTCGACGGCGACCCGCTCGCCGCCCTCCGCGCCACCGTCGAGACCCTGCACACCCCGCGCGACCTCGCCGGCGACCTCCCGCCCTTCACCGGCGGCATGGTCGGTTACCTCGGCTACGACATCGTCCGGCGCCTGGAGAAGATCGGCGACTCCACCCGCGACGACCTGGAGCTCCCCGAGCTCACCATGCTGCTCACCAGCGACCTCGCCGTCCTCGACCACTGGGACGGCTCGGTCCTGCTGATCGCCAACGCGATCAACCACAACGACCTGGAGACCGGCGTCGACGAGGCGTACGCGCACGCCGTCGCCCGGCTCGACGCGATGGAGGCCGACCTGGCCCGCCCCGTCGCCGGCACGCCCGTCGCCCTCCCGGCCTCCGAGCTCCCCGAGTACTCCGCGCTCTGGGGCGGCCCGGCCTACCAGGACGCCGTCGACGACATCAAGGAGCGCATCCGGGCCGGCGAGGCCTTCCAGGTCGTCCCCTCGCAGCGCTTCGAGACCCCCTGTACCGCCTCCGCCCTCGACGTCTACCGGGTCCTGCGGGCCACCAACCCGTCCCCGTACATGTACCTCTTCCGGTTCGAGAACGGCTTCGACGTCGTCGGCTCCAGCCCCGAGGCCCTCGTCAAGGTCGAGGACGGGCAGGCGATGCTCCACCCCATCGCCGGCACCCGGCACCGCGGCGCCACCCCGCAGGAGGACCACGACCTCGCCGAGGAGCTGCTCGCCGACCCCAAGGAGCGCGCCGAGCACCTGATGCTCGTCGACCTCGGCCGCAACGACCTCGGCCGGGTCTGCGCCCCCGGCTCCGTCGAGGTCGTCGACTTCATGTCGATCGAGCGGTACTCCCACGTCATGCACATCGTCTCCACCGTCACCGGCCGGGTCGCCGAGGGGAAGACCGCCTTCGACGTCCTCACCGCCTGCTTCCCCGCCGGCACCCTCTCCGGCGCGCCCAAGCCGCGCGCGATGCAGATCATCGAGGAGCTGGAGCCCTCCCGGCGCGGCCTGTACGGCGGCTGTGTCGGCTACCTCGACTTCGCCGGCGACTCCGACACCGCCATCGCCATCCGCACCGCCCTGCTCCGCGACGGCACCGCGTACGTCCAGGCCGGAGCGGGCGTCGTCGCCGACTCCGACCCCGCCGCCGAGGACGCCGAGTGCCGCAACAAGGCCGCCGCCGTGCTCCGCGCCGTCCACACCGCCAACCGGATGAAAGGTTCATCGCAGCCGTAG
- the hisI gene encoding phosphoribosyl-AMP cyclohydrolase, whose product MPSTPRTPSDLDPAIAARLKRSADGLLPAIAQQYDTGEVLMLGWMDDEALHRTLTTGRCTYWSRSRNEYWVKGDTSGHVQHVKSVALDCDADTLLVKVDQVGAACHTGTRTCFDTDVLLPAAE is encoded by the coding sequence ATGCCCAGCACGCCCCGGACCCCCAGCGACCTCGACCCGGCCATCGCCGCCCGCCTCAAGCGCAGCGCCGACGGCCTGCTCCCGGCCATCGCCCAGCAGTACGACACCGGCGAGGTGCTCATGCTCGGCTGGATGGACGACGAGGCCCTGCACCGCACCCTCACCACCGGCCGCTGCACCTACTGGTCCCGCAGCCGGAACGAGTACTGGGTCAAGGGCGACACCTCCGGGCACGTCCAGCACGTCAAGTCGGTCGCCCTCGACTGCGACGCCGACACCCTCCTCGTCAAGGTCGACCAGGTCGGCGCCGCCTGCCACACCGGCACCCGCACCTGCTTCGACACCGACGTGCTGCTCCCCGCGGCCGAGTAG
- a CDS encoding TIGR03085 family metal-binding protein yields MSTHAKRERLLLADLLEAAGPDAPTLCEGWRTRDLAAHVVVRERRPDAAAGTLVPALKERLRRVQDEFAAKPYEELVQLVRTGPPRFSPFAVKQVDEGANVVEFYVHAEDVRRAQSGWSARELDPVFADVLWSRLEKGARLLGRKAPVGLVLRRPNGQTVVAHRGTPVVTVSGEPGELTMYLYGRTEVAKVGLEGEPDAIELLNTTKQLGL; encoded by the coding sequence ATGTCGACCCATGCCAAACGTGAACGGCTCCTGCTCGCTGATCTGTTGGAGGCCGCCGGTCCGGACGCCCCGACGCTGTGCGAGGGCTGGCGGACCCGGGACCTCGCGGCGCACGTGGTGGTGCGGGAGCGGCGCCCGGACGCGGCGGCCGGGACGCTGGTGCCGGCGCTGAAGGAGCGGCTCCGGCGGGTGCAGGACGAGTTCGCCGCGAAGCCGTACGAGGAGCTGGTCCAGCTGGTCCGGACGGGGCCGCCGCGGTTCTCGCCGTTCGCGGTCAAGCAGGTGGACGAGGGCGCGAACGTCGTCGAGTTCTACGTCCACGCGGAGGACGTCCGGCGGGCCCAGTCCGGCTGGTCGGCGCGGGAGCTGGACCCGGTCTTCGCGGACGTCCTGTGGTCCCGCCTGGAGAAGGGCGCCCGGCTGCTCGGCCGGAAGGCCCCGGTCGGCCTGGTGCTGCGCCGCCCGAACGGCCAGACGGTGGTCGCCCACCGCGGCACCCCGGTGGTGACGGTCTCCGGGGAGCCGGGCGAACTGACGATGTACCTGTACGGACGTACGGAGGTCGCGAAGGTGGGCCTGGAAGGCGAGCCGGACGCCATCGAGCTGCTGAACACGACGAAGCAGCTGGGGCTGTAG
- a CDS encoding MFS transporter, translated as MTSTFDRTVTPTRPAHRSPQVLRWLGAYTASTLGDSVFYLALSWAAVSGGTPAQAGLVMAVAAVPRALLMLFGGVIADRLGPRRVVIASDAVRCLVTLGLAATLFLASPGLWALAAVALVFGTVDALFLPAVGALPPRVADRDQLARVQGMRGLAYRMGAVVGAPLGGLAVAVGGTATAFGVAGLLFAFSLPLLSALRLRPLPREEEARDGTALRGLADGLRYLRGHPVLGPLMIVVLLSDLGFVGPLNVGLAVLSEQRGWGASGIGWVLAGFGVGAGAASLLLTVKGHVPRTGLVMGWTMVVGAVSVGALAHLPQLPLAVLAGLSIGLLAGLSGALCNALIQTECDPAYLGRVSAVASLGSLGIAPLSFPVTGAAIGAWGPGPVFVVSAAVCALSGVYGLAVRAVRRAELPKS; from the coding sequence TTGACCAGCACCTTCGACCGCACCGTCACGCCGACCCGCCCCGCCCACCGCAGCCCGCAGGTCCTGCGCTGGCTCGGCGCCTACACCGCCTCCACCCTCGGCGACAGCGTCTTCTACCTGGCCCTCTCCTGGGCCGCCGTCAGCGGCGGCACCCCCGCCCAGGCGGGCCTCGTCATGGCCGTCGCGGCCGTGCCCCGCGCGCTGCTCATGCTCTTCGGCGGCGTGATCGCCGACCGGCTCGGCCCGCGCCGGGTCGTCATCGCCTCCGACGCCGTCCGCTGCCTGGTCACCCTCGGCCTCGCCGCCACCCTCTTCCTCGCCTCGCCCGGCCTGTGGGCGCTCGCCGCCGTCGCCCTCGTCTTCGGCACCGTCGACGCCCTCTTCCTGCCGGCCGTCGGCGCCCTGCCGCCCCGCGTCGCCGACCGCGACCAGCTCGCCCGCGTCCAGGGCATGCGCGGCCTCGCGTACCGGATGGGCGCCGTCGTCGGCGCCCCGCTCGGCGGCCTCGCCGTCGCCGTCGGCGGCACCGCCACCGCCTTCGGCGTCGCCGGCCTCCTCTTCGCGTTCTCCCTGCCGCTGCTCTCCGCGCTCCGGCTCCGCCCGCTGCCCCGGGAGGAGGAGGCGCGTGACGGAACCGCCCTGCGCGGCCTGGCCGACGGGCTGCGCTACCTCCGCGGCCACCCGGTGCTCGGCCCGCTGATGATCGTCGTCCTCCTCAGCGACCTCGGCTTCGTGGGCCCCCTCAACGTCGGCCTCGCCGTCCTCTCCGAGCAGCGCGGCTGGGGCGCCTCCGGCATCGGCTGGGTCCTCGCCGGCTTCGGCGTCGGCGCGGGCGCCGCCTCCCTGCTGCTGACCGTCAAGGGGCACGTCCCCCGGACCGGTCTCGTCATGGGCTGGACCATGGTGGTCGGCGCCGTGTCGGTCGGCGCGCTCGCCCACCTGCCCCAGCTCCCCCTCGCCGTCCTCGCCGGCCTCTCCATCGGCCTGCTCGCCGGCCTCTCCGGAGCCCTGTGCAACGCCCTGATCCAGACCGAGTGCGACCCCGCCTACCTCGGCCGGGTCAGCGCCGTCGCGAGCCTCGGCAGCCTCGGCATCGCCCCGCTGAGCTTCCCGGTCACCGGGGCCGCCATCGGCGCCTGGGGCCCCGGCCCGGTCTTCGTCGTCAGCGCCGCCGTCTGCGCCCTCTCCGGCGTCTACGGCCTCGCGGTCCGCGCCGTCCGCCGCGCCGAACTCCCGAAAAGCTAG
- a CDS encoding PIN domain-containing protein, with translation MTYLADTSAVWRLLRRQIGGPWPRHVAQGLVAICPPVESELMPGLRADRDYEPFFSMLGQTFGWVPSVDDPWPKIIAVQRDLVAIGHHRGPSPMDILIALTAQQHRLTLLHVDDDFASIAKVRPGIAMIRLQPADH, from the coding sequence GTGACGTACCTCGCCGACACGTCCGCGGTGTGGCGGCTGCTGCGCCGCCAGATCGGCGGCCCGTGGCCGCGCCACGTCGCCCAAGGGCTCGTGGCCATCTGCCCGCCCGTCGAATCCGAGCTGATGCCCGGCCTGCGGGCCGACCGGGACTACGAGCCGTTCTTCAGCATGCTCGGCCAGACCTTCGGGTGGGTGCCGTCGGTCGACGACCCCTGGCCGAAGATCATCGCGGTACAGCGGGACCTCGTCGCCATCGGCCACCATCGCGGCCCTTCCCCGATGGACATCCTCATCGCACTCACGGCTCAGCAGCACCGGCTGACCCTGCTGCACGTGGACGACGACTTCGCCTCGATCGCCAAGGTGCGCCCCGGCATCGCGATGATCCGACTCCAGCCGGCCGACCATTGA
- a CDS encoding type II toxin-antitoxin system VapB family antitoxin translates to MARTVIDVDDRMLAFAQQQLGTTTKRDTVNRALTIAAALSADDRARALRWLQDNADDFLDFEVLEERERSGQ, encoded by the coding sequence ATGGCCAGGACCGTGATCGACGTGGACGACCGCATGCTGGCGTTCGCGCAGCAGCAGCTCGGTACGACGACGAAGCGGGACACCGTCAACCGCGCGCTGACCATAGCGGCCGCTCTCAGCGCGGACGACCGGGCGCGTGCTCTGCGCTGGCTCCAGGACAACGCCGACGACTTCCTCGACTTCGAGGTCCTGGAGGAGCGGGAGCGCTCGGGGCAGTGA
- the hisF gene encoding imidazole glycerol phosphate synthase subunit HisF — MSLAVRVIPCLDVDNGRVVKGVNFQNLRDAGDPVEMAKLYDAEGADELTFLDITASSGNRETTYDVVRRTAEQVFIPLTVGGGVRSAEDVDKLLRAGADKVGVNTAAIARPELIQEIAERFGRQVLVLSVDARRTATGSFEVTTHGGRKGTGIDAVEWAHRAAELGAGEILLNSMDADGTKDGYDTEMIAAVRKHVTVPVIASGGAGKLGDFAPAVAAGADAVLAASVFHFGDLRIGEVKGALREAGHEVR, encoded by the coding sequence ATGAGCCTCGCCGTACGAGTGATCCCCTGCCTGGACGTGGACAACGGCCGGGTCGTCAAGGGCGTCAACTTCCAGAACCTGCGGGACGCCGGCGACCCCGTCGAGATGGCCAAGCTGTACGACGCCGAGGGCGCCGACGAGCTGACCTTCCTCGACATCACCGCCTCCTCGGGCAACCGGGAGACCACCTACGACGTGGTGCGCCGCACCGCCGAGCAGGTCTTCATCCCGCTCACCGTCGGCGGCGGCGTCCGCTCGGCGGAGGACGTCGACAAGCTGCTGCGCGCCGGGGCCGACAAGGTGGGCGTCAACACCGCCGCGATCGCCCGCCCCGAGCTGATCCAGGAGATCGCCGAGCGCTTCGGCCGCCAGGTCCTCGTCCTGTCGGTCGACGCCCGGCGCACCGCCACCGGCTCCTTCGAGGTCACCACCCACGGCGGCCGCAAGGGCACCGGCATCGACGCCGTCGAGTGGGCGCACCGGGCCGCCGAGCTGGGTGCGGGGGAGATCCTGCTCAACTCGATGGACGCGGACGGCACCAAGGACGGCTACGACACCGAGATGATCGCGGCCGTGCGCAAGCACGTGACCGTGCCGGTGATCGCCTCCGGCGGCGCCGGCAAGCTCGGCGACTTCGCCCCGGCCGTGGCGGCCGGCGCGGACGCGGTGCTCGCCGCCTCCGTCTTCCACTTCGGCGATCTGCGGATCGGCGAGGTCAAGGGCGCGCTGCGGGAGGCGGGGCACGAGGTCCGCTGA
- a CDS encoding RidA family protein yields the protein MTDSVRKVVTGAPWEEQFGYSRAVELPNGTVLVSGCTSVIDGAVADGGPYEQAVNSFNVAFAALKQLGLGAEHVVRTRMYITHARDVDEVGRAHKELFDEVRPAASMIIVSGFVDPRLVVEVEVEAYRSDAA from the coding sequence ATGACCGACTCCGTGCGCAAGGTCGTCACCGGCGCCCCCTGGGAGGAGCAGTTCGGCTACTCCCGCGCCGTCGAGCTGCCCAACGGCACGGTCCTCGTCTCCGGCTGCACGTCGGTGATCGACGGGGCCGTCGCCGACGGCGGCCCGTACGAGCAGGCCGTCAACTCCTTCAACGTCGCCTTCGCCGCGCTGAAGCAGCTCGGCCTCGGCGCCGAGCACGTCGTCCGCACCCGCATGTACATCACGCACGCGCGGGACGTGGACGAGGTGGGCCGCGCCCACAAGGAGCTGTTCGACGAGGTCCGTCCGGCCGCGTCGATGATCATCGTCTCCGGCTTCGTCGACCCCCGCCTGGTCGTCGAGGTCGAGGTCGAGGCGTACAGGAGTGATGCGGCATGA
- the priA gene encoding bifunctional 1-(5-phosphoribosyl)-5-((5-phosphoribosylamino)methylideneamino)imidazole-4-carboxamide isomerase/phosphoribosylanthranilate isomerase PriA, which translates to MPSRSVLELLPAVDVRDGQAVRLVHGESGSETSYGSPLEAALSWQRSGAEWLHLVDLDAAFGTGDNRELVRQITEAMDIKVELSGGIRDDASLAAALATGCTRVNLGTAALETPEWVAKVIAEHGDKIAVGLDVRGTTLKGRGWTSEGGDLYETLARLDSEGCARYVVTDIGRDGTLTGPNVELLKNVCAATDKPVVASGGVSSLDDLRALAGLTHLGVEGAIVGKALYAKAFTLEEALQAVASA; encoded by the coding sequence GTGCCGTCTAGAAGCGTGCTCGAACTCCTCCCCGCCGTCGACGTCCGCGACGGCCAGGCCGTCCGGCTCGTCCACGGCGAGTCCGGCAGCGAGACCTCCTACGGCTCCCCGCTGGAGGCCGCCCTCTCCTGGCAGCGCTCCGGCGCCGAGTGGCTCCACCTCGTCGACCTGGACGCCGCCTTCGGCACCGGCGACAACCGCGAGCTGGTCCGCCAGATCACCGAGGCCATGGACATCAAGGTGGAGCTGTCCGGCGGCATCCGCGACGACGCCTCGCTCGCCGCCGCCCTCGCCACCGGCTGCACCCGCGTCAACCTCGGCACCGCCGCCCTGGAGACCCCCGAGTGGGTCGCCAAGGTGATCGCCGAGCACGGCGACAAGATCGCCGTCGGCCTCGACGTGCGCGGCACCACCCTCAAGGGCCGCGGCTGGACCAGCGAGGGCGGCGACCTCTACGAGACGCTGGCCCGCCTCGACTCCGAGGGCTGCGCCCGCTACGTCGTCACCGACATCGGCCGCGACGGCACCCTGACCGGCCCCAACGTCGAGCTGCTCAAGAACGTCTGCGCGGCCACCGACAAGCCCGTCGTCGCCTCCGGCGGCGTCTCCTCCCTGGACGACCTGCGGGCCCTCGCGGGGCTCACGCACCTGGGCGTCGAGGGAGCGATCGTCGGCAAGGCGCTCTACGCCAAGGCGTTCACCCTGGAGGAGGCCCTGCAGGCGGTGGCGTCCGCATGA
- the hisH gene encoding imidazole glycerol phosphate synthase subunit HisH, translating into MTVNTPKKVVVFDYGFGNVRSAERALARVGADVEITRDYEKAMNADGLLVPGVGAFSACMQGLKEARGDWIVGRRLSGGRPVMGICVGMQILFERGIEHGVETEGLDEWPGTVEPLNAPVVPHMGWNTVDAPEDTELFAGLDADARFYFVHSYAVREWSLEVGNPNIRAPKVTWATHGEPFVAAVENGALWATQFHPEKSGDAGAQLLTNWIGTL; encoded by the coding sequence ATGACGGTGAACACCCCCAAGAAGGTCGTCGTCTTCGACTACGGCTTCGGCAACGTGCGCTCCGCCGAGCGCGCCCTCGCCCGGGTCGGCGCGGACGTCGAGATCACCCGCGACTACGAGAAGGCGATGAACGCCGACGGACTCCTCGTCCCCGGCGTCGGCGCCTTCTCCGCCTGCATGCAGGGGCTCAAGGAGGCCCGCGGCGACTGGATCGTCGGCCGCCGGCTCTCCGGCGGCCGCCCCGTCATGGGCATCTGCGTCGGCATGCAGATCCTCTTCGAGCGCGGCATCGAGCACGGCGTCGAGACCGAGGGCCTCGACGAGTGGCCCGGCACGGTCGAGCCGCTCAACGCCCCCGTCGTGCCCCACATGGGCTGGAACACGGTCGACGCGCCCGAGGACACCGAGCTCTTCGCCGGCCTCGACGCCGACGCCCGCTTCTACTTCGTGCACTCCTACGCGGTGCGCGAGTGGAGCCTGGAGGTCGGCAACCCCAACATCCGCGCCCCCAAGGTCACCTGGGCCACCCACGGCGAGCCCTTCGTCGCCGCCGTGGAGAACGGGGCCCTGTGGGCCACCCAGTTCCACCCCGAGAAGTCCGGCGACGCCGGAGCCCAGCTCCTCACCAACTGGATCGGAACCCTGTGA
- the hisB gene encoding imidazoleglycerol-phosphate dehydratase HisB, translating into MSRVGRVERTTKETSVVVEIDLDGTGKVDVSTGVGFYDHMLDQLGRHGLFDLTVKTDGDLHIDSHHTIEDTALALGAAFKQALGDKVGIYRFGNCTVPLDESLAQVTVDLSGRPYLVHTEPENMAPMIGSYDTTMTRHILESFVAQAQIALHVHVPYGRNAHHIVECQFKALARALRYASERDPRAAGILPSTKGAL; encoded by the coding sequence ATGAGCCGCGTAGGCCGCGTGGAGCGCACCACCAAGGAGACCTCCGTCGTCGTCGAGATCGACCTCGACGGCACCGGGAAGGTCGACGTGTCGACCGGGGTCGGCTTCTACGACCACATGCTCGACCAGCTCGGCCGCCACGGTCTGTTCGACCTCACCGTGAAGACCGACGGCGACCTCCACATCGACTCCCACCACACCATCGAGGACACCGCCCTCGCCCTCGGCGCCGCCTTCAAGCAGGCCCTCGGCGACAAGGTCGGCATCTACCGCTTCGGCAACTGCACGGTCCCGCTGGACGAGTCCCTCGCCCAGGTCACCGTCGACCTCTCCGGCCGCCCCTACCTGGTGCACACCGAGCCCGAGAACATGGCGCCGATGATCGGCTCGTACGACACCACCATGACGCGCCACATCCTGGAGTCCTTCGTGGCCCAGGCGCAGATCGCGCTCCACGTGCACGTGCCGTACGGGCGCAACGCCCACCACATCGTCGAGTGCCAGTTCAAGGCGCTCGCCCGCGCCCTCCGCTACGCCTCCGAGCGCGACCCGCGCGCCGCAGGAATCCTCCCGTCCACGAAGGGCGCGCTGTAA
- a CDS encoding histidinol-phosphate transaminase, with product MSDTRDTNDTIGIDDLPIREELKGQSPYGAPQLDVPVQLNTNENPYPLPEPLVARIAERVAEAARGLNRYPDRDALELRTELARYLTRTGKHPVSRDNVWAANGSNEVLQQLLQTFGGPGRTAIGFEPSYSMHALIARGTGTGWISGPRNEDFTIDVAAAEAAVAEHAPDVVFVTSPNNPTGTAVEAEVVTRLYDAAQAAKPSLVVVDEAYVEFSHRDSLLPLLEGRPHLVVSRTMSKAFGAAGLRLGYLAAHPAVVDAVQLVRLPYHLSAVTQATALAALEHTDTLLGYVEQLKAERDRLVAELRAIGYEVTESDANFVQFGRFPDAHEAWRKILDRGVLVRDNGVPGWLRVTAGTPEENDAFLDAVRELKKEQNA from the coding sequence GTGAGCGACACCCGCGACACGAACGACACCATCGGCATCGACGACCTGCCGATCCGCGAGGAGCTGAAGGGCCAGTCGCCCTACGGCGCCCCCCAGCTCGACGTGCCCGTCCAGCTGAACACCAACGAGAACCCCTACCCGCTGCCCGAGCCCCTGGTGGCCCGGATCGCGGAGCGGGTCGCCGAGGCCGCCCGCGGCCTCAACCGCTACCCCGACCGGGACGCGTTGGAGCTCCGCACCGAGCTGGCCCGCTACCTCACCCGTACCGGGAAGCACCCGGTGTCCCGGGACAACGTGTGGGCCGCCAACGGCTCCAACGAGGTTCTCCAGCAGCTGCTGCAGACCTTCGGCGGACCCGGCCGCACCGCGATCGGCTTCGAGCCCTCGTACTCGATGCACGCCCTGATCGCCCGCGGCACCGGCACCGGCTGGATCTCCGGCCCGCGCAACGAGGACTTCACCATCGACGTCGCCGCCGCCGAGGCGGCCGTCGCCGAGCACGCGCCCGACGTCGTCTTCGTCACCTCGCCCAACAACCCCACCGGCACCGCCGTCGAGGCCGAGGTCGTGACACGGCTGTACGACGCCGCCCAGGCCGCCAAGCCCTCGCTGGTCGTGGTGGACGAGGCGTACGTGGAGTTCAGCCACCGGGACTCGCTGCTGCCCCTCCTGGAGGGCCGGCCGCACCTGGTGGTCTCCCGGACCATGTCCAAGGCGTTCGGCGCCGCCGGACTCCGCCTCGGCTACCTGGCCGCCCACCCGGCGGTGGTCGACGCCGTCCAGCTGGTCCGCCTGCCGTACCACCTCTCCGCCGTCACCCAGGCGACCGCGCTCGCCGCCCTGGAGCACACCGACACCCTCCTCGGGTACGTCGAGCAGCTCAAGGCCGAGCGCGACCGCCTCGTCGCCGAACTGCGGGCCATCGGCTACGAGGTCACCGAGTCCGACGCCAACTTCGTCCAGTTCGGACGCTTCCCCGACGCGCACGAGGCGTGGCGGAAGATCCTCGACCGGGGCGTCCTGGTCCGGGACAACGGCGTCCCCGGCTGGCTGCGGGTCACCGCCGGCACCCCCGAAGAGAACGACGCGTTCCTCGACGCGGTTCGTGAGCTGAAGAAGGAGCAGAACGCATGA